Sequence from the Paenibacillus riograndensis SBR5 genome:
GTATATAGAAAACCATTAGAACAGCAGCAATTATGACTATAATATCTTGAATAATCCATACAGGCACTATTGTTATGTCACCCATATTTTACCTCCATTTAAGTTTAAATTGAATTGAACGTTCAAATAAATTATAATTTCACCGTGTTACTAAAACAACAGGCTGTTCGTTTGCCTTATGTTCGTTATCATACAAACCACATTAGATTTGTTCATTTATTATTTTAAATTGGGAGGATACGATGTCAGACAAAAAAACAGATCACAGAGTGAGATATACAAAAATGGTTATAAAAGAAAGCTTATTGAAGCTTTTGACAGAACGGTCTATCAATAAAGTTACAGTGACCGACATTTGCAGAGAAGCAGGGATTAATCGCAACACCTTCTATACACACTATGCTAATCAGTTTGAGCTTCTTTCAACGATTGAAAATGATCTTTACGAAGAAATTAAGCAAGTTGTGATTAGTTCTTCAAACCCTCAAAATCTATCTTATGAATTATGTAAGTATATAAAAGCGAATAAAATTATTTGTGAGGTTTTGTTCTCGGAGCATGGCGATAAAGAATTATTAGAACGAATCCTTTATATCAGCCATGATATAACTATTGAGAAATGGAGGCAGCAAGTTAAATATTTTGATCAACCATTATTTGAGTCCTGGTATACGTTTACCGCACATGGCAGTATAGCCATTATTAAAAAGTGGGTGAACAGTGGCCTGAAGGAAAGCCCCAGTAAAGTTGCAGCTTTTATTGATAAAGCCACGGAATCCGTATCTAAAGCATTTTATTCTGAAGAATTGTAGGCTTTCCCCGCTCCTCACCAAAAAGCCCGGTCAGCTTCTGTGAGGCCACTGAAAAAGTCGAGAGACAGGAACATGGTCCCAAAGAAAGTCGCTAATTTAGCGGCTTTTTTGTTTTATCGGTACAAGTTCTTGTACCGAGTCGAGGACAAGAACTTGAGTCGATTACCGATTAGGTAAGTATCTAACTATGTTTCCAAGCAATCTCATTAAGCTCTAACGGAAAACGTTAGCTCAATATCAAGAAGAAACGCTAACGGGAAACTTCAGTTCAACCACGATAGGGCAACTAGTAAGTAAACGCGATCGGCTGCCTTTATTAAACTAACAGGCAGATTTGTTTAATGGTAAAATGGTGGTAAACCGAATTTGGGGGTATTGGAGTGCGAATGTATGCCCTTCTTAAAGAACATGTTGATGATGTTAGAAAGCTTATGATTTACGATTATGAAAATGGAGTTTATGTTTTTTTATATGATACACAAGAAGATAAGAGTGGCTTTGCCGACTTATGGTTTGAAACGTTTGATGAAGCTGTTGACTACTGTATTGAAAAATACAAAGTAATACTGGATCAATGGGTTGTAATAAATGATCCAAAGGAAGGGCAACAACACGATATTATACATTAAATAATAATATGCTTAGCTTTAAGCTAACGGGAACGTTAGTTCAACGACAACAGCGGCAGTCTAAGACTTTATTTATCAGGTCTTGGTCCGCCGCTGTTTCTTTTAATTGATCAGTCTACAACTTACTTTTCAAAAACTGACAATTTTTCAATTCAAAAACCGCGTTAAATCAGCGACTCTAGTCTAATACTTTATTTTCACCGAACATCAGATGATTTAGGCGGGGCAGGAGGAGTGAGCTCCCTCAGCGGAATGGACGAATCTCTCCCATTAACGGATTTCCAGTCCGCATTGGCTGCGGATTGCTTGTGAAGGGAGCTCAACGCGTCCGCAGAGGGGCCCAGGCAAAATCGCACCAGAGCTGCAATTGATTGATCCGCAAATGATTGAAGTGGAAATAGTTTACTTAAATATGCTCAAAAGACGTTTTATAGAGGCATTAGTGGGAATTAGTAGACTTAAATTAAGTGAAATACGCTGTGGAGGGACGAATGGGCTGAATTAGGTTTCCTTTTTCCAACTAATTCCTACAGGAGGGCGGGGAGGACAGATTTAAGTTTACTTTTTCCACTTGGGCTTCTGCCATATACTCCAATCTGGTCCATGGAGCTTTGAAAAGGCTAGAGAATACAGGTTCCTTCAGTGCTCCTGGACACATGAGCGGATAGCGAGGCACGGCCTCTCAACGGACAGGCGCTCTATTAGATAATTTATACCCAAATTTCAATATATGAAAAATTCATAATAGAAAACCCCAAACAAACCTGCTCCCCAGCACCAAAGATTACATTCACTCCATTACGGGTACTTATACCCTAATTAAAGGTTTCAAGGGGAGGGGCCTATCTTAAAAATGCTTATTGTGAAAGCTGGGAAATAGAGTATATACTAGAGTTATGCAGGAAAGATAAGGAAAATTAGCCGGAGTAAGAAACATACCATCAGGAGGTGTCCCATGGCGTTTATGATTGCCCAGCGGGCTTTTATTAAGGTATACCTGATTACAATGGTTGAGCAGCATAAAGGTTATGGCTATCAAATGCTGGAGGATTTGCGGAGAGATTTCAAAGCCCACGGCTATTCTCCTCCCCAGAGCGAAATTTACAGGGCGCTGCATGAGCTGGTTCAGCAGGGGATTCTATACCGCACCAAGCAGCTCAAAGGAAATGATCCCAAAGTGGATTTTCAGGAAATTGTCCTGTATCATTTCACAGCCGACGGGGAGGAAAAAGCCAGACTATATAAAAAACAGGTCAAAACGGATCTTGACCGCTGCCTTGGAATCCTTAACAAAGCCGTAGCGGATAATTTCTAGCATCAAAGCTCTTCGTTGTCTGCATCCTGGCCCGGGGAAGTCACCGGTGAGCTTGCGCTTCCGTAATCCTCCACAGCATCCCAGGCGCCGGCATCATCGAATCTGCCGCTGTGCTGCTGGCGGTTACGCCCTGCTCCTGCCGGGGGAGCCGTCATTACTTCTTCTTCTACAGGCCGGTCGCTTTAGGATTCGCGGGGCGGCACATGCTCTACAGCGTAAGGAGTATAGGGAACTGCCTCTAGTCGCTCATATGGAATCTCCTGGCTGCTTACCACACATATACCGTAGGTACCGTCTTTCATTCGCTGCAGGGCGGCTTCAATGTCAGACAGCTCCTCGGAGAGTGACCGGTTGATCGCCAGATCCCGGCTTCGCTCGAAGGTTTCCGTGCCTGTGTCGGCAGGATGGTTGTCTGCGGAGGAAAGTTCACCGGTTGAATTTCGGAGCGAGTCACCGAGCAGGCTGTTTTCTTCTCCGTTCTGTGAGAAATGCTGCTCCAGCTCCTTTTTGCGCTCCAGCAGGGCTTTTTTCAGACTAGCAAGCTGTTCATTGGATAGATGGCTCATTCTATACTCATCCTTTCTGGGATGTATTTATGCTTCTGCCGTATTCTTTCCTTACCCTATTGTAGTCAGGAGCAATCAGAAGGAGAGGAGCACAGGAAGTGCAACTTTAGTGATATTTTCAGGTTGCTTGCACCCTGTTATAATGGTTACTACCGGATGAACGATATATACTTGGAGGTCAATTCAATGGATGAACACATGAAACGCAGACTGGACAAGCAGAGAAAGCTGTTCAGCCAGCTAGGCATTACACTGGATGCACTAACCATACACGAGAAGGAATTCAGCATGAAACTCCGCGGCTACGATGCCGAAGAGGTCGACACATTTCTGGATAGCGTAATTAAGGATTATGAGCGTTTTTACGCGACCATAGCTGATTTGATGGATAAATGGCAGGAACAGCAGATAGAGCTCCGTGAACTGAAGGAGAAAAGCAAACAGGCAGAAGCCATTCCTGCACCAGCGCCTATTATCAGGGGAATTGATCCTATGGATCTGGAGGATGTGATCTTGAAGCTGGAAGCCAATGTGCGGCAGCTAAAAGACAGACTGCCCCGGAGCAGTGAGAGCTACCTGTAATCATCCTTGTTAACGAACAATCCACTTGTTATCTGTATTGCCAGCATTTACAATTAAAAGGCAGCAGATACCGGAATGCCGGATGGAGGTTGAACCATTGCTTAACAAGCAAGCCTGGAGCCTGAGAATCCGCAGTAAAATCGCGCTTGGATATGTCATGATCCTGCTTATGCTGGGCCTGTTTCTGCTTGTAGTGGCGGGCAGAATAACGGATCTGGAGAAAGAAACGGTTTTTCTCAGCGATCATGACATGAAGGTGCATGAGCTTACCTATCAGATTGAAAAAGATGTGCTGGATATGGAGACTGGCCAGCGCGGATATGCGCTTACCGGTGAATCCAGCTATTTGACCCCGTATGACACCGGGATTACAGAATGGAAGATTCATTATACCGGATTAAGCGGCCTGATCAACGATAATCCCGACCAGTCGAAGATTCTAAGCAATATCCAGAACAATATTGAACATTGGATCGAATCAGCGGGTCAATATATTGTGGATCTGAAACGGAATGGCCAGACTCAGGCAGTCAATGCTTTTTTCCATAATGACAGCGGCAAGGTTATTATTGATTCCATCCGCTCACAGTTCGACTATTTCCGTGACAATGAACGGAAGCTTACCAGCGAGCGGATAGCCAATCTGAAAGCAAGCAATGACAAGCTTCTGGTAACCATGTATATCCTTTGGGGACTGGTTGCATTGCTGGCTGCGCTTATTACTTATTTGATATCAGCAAGCATTGTTAAGCCGCTCCGCAGTGTGATACAGGCGATCCACACCATCGCCAGCGGAGGCAATATGTCCGAACGGATCTCCGTGAAGTCCCTTGATGAAATCAATGATCTGGGAAATGCCACGAATGATCTGCTGGATACGGTGCAGCGGCAGCAGTGGAGCAGTGAACAGCTGGCGTTAATGTCTGTTGCTCTGCAGGAGACTACGGATTTGCCGCTGCTGTGCCGTACATTTATGAACAGACTGTCTGTGATCCTGGAGCTGCAGTATGGTGCCGTATATGTACTGAACGGGAATAAAGAGTATAAACGAATGTACTCCTATGCAGGCTCAGAGCAACAAGAGATTGAATTTGGAAAAAGTACGATTCGCCCGGGAGAAGGGCTCGTTGGCCAATGTGCGGCCGATATGAGGATGATTCGAATTAACAACTTACCCGAGGATTACATAAGCATCAACTCAGGACTTGGAAGATCTGCACCCAAGTTTGCCGTAATTGCTCCAATCCTGTTTGAGAACAAAACACTGGCCGTTCTGGAAACGGCTTCACTTACCCAATGGGCTCCGCATCATCTTGAGCTCTTTAATGAACTGCTGAAAATGCTGGGAGTCACCTTGAATTCTGTATTGACCCGGATGGAAATCCAGCAGCTGTATAGCGAATCCCAGACGATGAATGAAGAATTGCAGGTGCAATCCGAAGAGCTTCAGGTGCAGTCAGAGGAACTGCAGGTCCAGACTGAAGAACTGCAGAATCATACACAGGAACTGCTCACGCTCAACCGGGAGCTGGAGCACCAGAAGTCCGTGGCAGAGAATGCAGCAGCTCAGTTGGAGAAATATAATGAGCAGCTGGAATTAAGCTCGCGTTACAAATCCGAATTTTTGGCCAACATGTCTCATGAGCTGCGTACACCGCTTAACAGTATGCTTATACTTTCACAGCTGCTTACCGAGAACCGGAATGACAGCCTGACGGAAGAAGAACAGGGATATGCCGAAGTCATTCATTCGTCGGGCAGTGAATTGCTGGGGATGATCAATGATATTCTGGACCTGTCCAAAGTGGAAGCCGGGAAAATGACCGTAGAGCGGGACCCTGTCAATCTTACCGAGCTTCCTTCTATACTGTATGGTTATTTCAACAAGATGGCGGAGCAGAAAAATATTGATTTCAAGGTGACCCTTGAGAACAACGTCCCGGATATATTTTTTACAGACGAGATGCGGTTGCACCAAATTCTGCGGAACCTGCTGTCCAATGCTTTTAAATTTACGGAAAAAGGTTTCGTCGAGGTCGTCATCAGCCGTCTTGAACCGCCGTCCGCACCACAGCTTTCTGAGCCTGGTTCCGTACTGGCCTTTGCTGTGAGGGATAGCGGAATCGGAATCGGGGAAATGAACCGTGAGGTGATCTTCGAGGCTTTCCGCCAGGCTGACGGCTCAAC
This genomic interval carries:
- a CDS encoding TetR/AcrR family transcriptional regulator — protein: MSDKKTDHRVRYTKMVIKESLLKLLTERSINKVTVTDICREAGINRNTFYTHYANQFELLSTIENDLYEEIKQVVISSSNPQNLSYELCKYIKANKIICEVLFSEHGDKELLERILYISHDITIEKWRQQVKYFDQPLFESWYTFTAHGSIAIIKKWVNSGLKESPSKVAAFIDKATESVSKAFYSEEL
- a CDS encoding helix-turn-helix transcriptional regulator: MAFMIAQRAFIKVYLITMVEQHKGYGYQMLEDLRRDFKAHGYSPPQSEIYRALHELVQQGILYRTKQLKGNDPKVDFQEIVLYHFTADGEEKARLYKKQVKTDLDRCLGILNKAVADNF
- a CDS encoding TraR/DksA C4-type zinc finger protein translates to MSHLSNEQLASLKKALLERKKELEQHFSQNGEENSLLGDSLRNSTGELSSADNHPADTGTETFERSRDLAINRSLSEELSDIEAALQRMKDGTYGICVVSSQEIPYERLEAVPYTPYAVEHVPPRES
- a CDS encoding DivIVA domain-containing protein, with the translated sequence MDEHMKRRLDKQRKLFSQLGITLDALTIHEKEFSMKLRGYDAEEVDTFLDSVIKDYERFYATIADLMDKWQEQQIELRELKEKSKQAEAIPAPAPIIRGIDPMDLEDVILKLEANVRQLKDRLPRSSESYL
- a CDS encoding CHASE3 domain-containing protein: MLNKQAWSLRIRSKIALGYVMILLMLGLFLLVVAGRITDLEKETVFLSDHDMKVHELTYQIEKDVLDMETGQRGYALTGESSYLTPYDTGITEWKIHYTGLSGLINDNPDQSKILSNIQNNIEHWIESAGQYIVDLKRNGQTQAVNAFFHNDSGKVIIDSIRSQFDYFRDNERKLTSERIANLKASNDKLLVTMYILWGLVALLAALITYLISASIVKPLRSVIQAIHTIASGGNMSERISVKSLDEINDLGNATNDLLDTVQRQQWSSEQLALMSVALQETTDLPLLCRTFMNRLSVILELQYGAVYVLNGNKEYKRMYSYAGSEQQEIEFGKSTIRPGEGLVGQCAADMRMIRINNLPEDYISINSGLGRSAPKFAVIAPILFENKTLAVLETASLTQWAPHHLELFNELLKMLGVTLNSVLTRMEIQQLYSESQTMNEELQVQSEELQVQSEELQVQTEELQNHTQELLTLNRELEHQKSVAENAAAQLEKYNEQLELSSRYKSEFLANMSHELRTPLNSMLILSQLLTENRNDSLTEEEQGYAEVIHSSGSELLGMINDILDLSKVEAGKMTVERDPVNLTELPSILYGYFNKMAEQKNIDFKVTLENNVPDIFFTDEMRLHQILRNLLSNAFKFTEKGFVEVVISRLEPPSAPQLSEPGSVLAFAVRDSGIGIGEMNREVIFEAFRQADGSTARKFGGTGLGLSISLQLARLLGGTISLDSKEGEGSTFTLFIPCREEEEGFDSVFPGVWTLQAAAAAERDNKQPDGAAGADAVLFDKEYSNLHGKTVLIVDDDVRNIYALEKGLEPYDMNILTAQSGFECLQMVREQPDVDIVLLDIMMPNLDGYDTLSIIREELMLPELPIIAISAKTMKEDREKCLAAGASDFISKPVIIQDVVTRMCRLMGG